The window TAATGCCTCAATTAACATTAATTATTCTCCTTACTTTTATTACTGTAATTTAATCTTATTTCTTAAAAACTTTAACTATTTATTGCTACTACTAATAATTGTAATTTTAGTATTTTCCTGTAAAGCTTTAACAATATTATCTGGTTTATTAATATCAAACACAATAATCTTTAAATTAGCTTCCATACTCATTGTAATTGCTGTTAAATCCATTACGCGTAATTGCTTTTGCGTTATGTCCTCATAAGTTAAAAACTTATAATGAGTAGCAGTATTATCTATTTTTGGGTCAGCACTATAAACACCATCAACACCATTTTTAGCCATTAATAAGACATCAGCTTTAATTTCCGCCGCTCGTAATGCCGCCGCAGTATCAGTTGTAAAATAAGGATATCCCGTTCCCGCTGCTAAAATAACAACATAACCCTTAGATAATCGTGACAAACATTTTTTAAAATAATAAGGTTCACAAATTTTATTCATTTCAATTGATGATTGAATAATTACTTTATCAAAGTTTTGATTTTTAAATTCAGCTTCTAAAGCTAAAGCATTCATTACCGTAGCTAACATCCCCATATAATCAGCATTAACCTTATCCAAACCAGCGATTTTAGCATTAACCCCTCTTCAAATGTTACCACCACCAACAACAACAGCAATTTCAATTCCTTCTTGCGATAAAGTAATAATTTGTTTAACAATATTTTGCATTCGCTGTGGATCATAAATGCTAACACCACCTAAAGCTTCACCACTAATTTTTAATAAACATCGCTTATATTTAAATTCCATTATTCACACCTACTTCTTCTTCCCATATATATTTTATACGAGATTTTTTTAAATAAAAAGAAAAACTTTTTTAATTTTGTCAAAAACTCTTGATAAAATAAAAAAAATCATCAACTTGATAATTTTAAAAGGCTTTTATGAAAATAGACGCATAAAGTTTTGTTAGGTGGAAAAATATTTGATTAATTTTGAAAGAAAAGTAACTACAATTTAATTATCGTTTTATTTGAAAAATAAGTAATAAAACAAAATATTTAATATTAACAAACATAATCTTAATAAAAGGTTATAAAAACTAAGTAAAATGCTTATAAAAACAACATTAAAATAATTTTTTATTTTAATTTTGTCGAAAACTCTTGATAAAATAAAAAAAATCATCAACTTGATAATTTTAAAAGGCTTTTATGTAAAATTACTATTTTTACTTTAACTTTTTTATACATTAAAATATAATACCGCTGTTTGTTGGTTTGGAGTTAAACCCTTATGTTGGTATTTTCATTTTCAGAGATTTAAATAATTTTGAATATTAGTAAAACCTAAACCATGATAATGAATTAAGGCTTCTTTAAGACTAGATTGTAATTTACTGATTTTATTTAAGTTACGATAACTAGCTTCAGGATTAATTGTTGTTTTAGTTACACATAAAGTAGAATTTGTTTGTTTTGCTACTAAAAAATATAATTTTTGCATATCAGAAGTAAT is drawn from Spiroplasma endosymbiont of Clivina fossor and contains these coding sequences:
- the pyrH gene encoding UMP kinase, which encodes MEFKYKRCLLKISGEALGGVSIYDPQRMQNIVKQIITLSQEGIEIAVVVGGGNIWRGVNAKIAGLDKVNADYMGMLATVMNALALEAEFKNQNFDKVIIQSSIEMNKICEPYYFKKCLSRLSKGYVVILAAGTGYPYFTTDTAAALRAAEIKADVLLMAKNGVDGVYSADPKIDNTATHYKFLTYEDITQKQLRVMDLTAITMSMEANLKIIVFDINKPDNIVKALQENTKITIISSSNK